In Malus sylvestris chromosome 15, drMalSylv7.2, whole genome shotgun sequence, a single genomic region encodes these proteins:
- the LOC126603248 gene encoding pathogenesis-related protein 1-like isoform X1 produces the protein MRTVQFQRKMTSMGSRVTILATIVCIFMCLEAAQARHHIRRAPTANPHDFLKVHNNLRRKIGLPPLVWDENLAAVARIYTKQRASMDCRMVHSTGPYGENIFWGGGNQPWGARFAAKSWSHEKLFYDYQTDSCKTGQMCGHYTQMVWKDTKRLGCAREVCRNGAGELIICNYDPPGNWVGEKPY, from the exons ATGCGCACG GTACaattccaaagaaaaatgaCGTCAATGGGAAGCCGAGTAACTATTTTAGCAACTATCGTATGCATTTTCATGTGTCTTGAGGCCGCACAAGCTCGTCATCATATTCGCCGTGCTCCGACAGCGAACCCTCATGATTTTCTGAAGGTTCACAACAATTTACGACGGAAAATTGGCCTACCGCCCTTGGTGTGGGACGAAAACCTAGCAGCGGTTGCTAGGATTTACACGAAACAGAGAGCGAGCATGGACTGCAGGATGGTACACTCAACGGGGCCTTACGGGGAGAACATCTTCTGGGGCGGCGGGAATCAGCCATGGGGGGCGAGGTTTGCGGCGAAGTCGTGGTCACACGAGAAGTTGTTCTATGATTACCAGACGGATAGTTGTAAAACCGGGCAGATGTGTGGGCATTATACGCAAATGGTGTGGAAGGACACGAAGCGTCTGGGTTGTGCACGAGAGGTTTGCAGAAATGGAGCCGGGGAGCTCATCATATGTAACTATGATCCGCCAGGAAATTGGGTTGGAGAGAAACCCTATTAG
- the LOC126603238 gene encoding protein CROWDED NUCLEI 4, with product MASPQSEPFGRTPSSARALSITPGSRILQSPGSVSDETIWKRLKEAGFDEESIKRRDKAALITYIAKLEAEIFDHQHHMGLLILERKELASNYDQIKASAETAGLLHKCDQAAHLSALADARKREECLKKTVGVKEECIASIEKAMHELRAESAETKVAADCKLAEAQNMVEEAQKKFTDAEVKLHAAESLQAEACRFHHIAERKMQEVEAREDDLRRNILAFKTDCETKEKEISLERQSLSERQKSLQQEQDRLLDAQALLNQREDFIFGRSQELNRLEKELEDVKTKIEKERRALNDGKLNLDLTEASLINREEALTRREALLNKKEQEILALQEKLVSKESDVIKKAIASHEADLRKKKSELETELDIKRKSFEDEIEAKRRAWELREVDLSQRDDLLREREHELEVQLRALVDREKEVTGMSNLVGKKEKTLREAEKEFEMNSGILQREKEEIIKMKLELQSSLDSLEEKRKQLDCARERFELLKSETSELSDLEMKLKEEIDLVRAQKLELMAEADELAIEKAKFESEWELIDEKREELRKEVERVSEERLAFSKFIKDEHDNLRREKDEMRDQHKRDVESLVSEREDFMSKMVHERTEWFSKMQKERADFLLEIEIRKGELENCIDKKHEELECSLKEKEIAFEQEKKNEVQNISSLKEEAAKEREQVALERKKLESERIEINLDRERRDREWAELNNSIEELKVQREKLKEQRELLHADRGEILGHIQHLKELEHLKAALDSASVADMQQSNLGPRSRKTSRRYLKQTTSVRDTDVNSHNEVNAANISIPSMLKTGLSPSSSARFSWLRRCTELFSKNSSEKQQLEFEESHEISRGKTNLTVTEQVETSSKYDGHRYMGNGSSPAFSSKRQSAFGGPKVIVEVPFVGDIANGTKDSEIKEVDGESCDPVVSEQVFKGGRKRRVDKSSSNGCFDPVLEPRQNVKKRRQQQDAIVNSSEHAISHCVASTQEKVLEDQHVSVPSDQFREGAEEGSVLIVDKVTKVTEVIFEESVTGTLSNEDKFEAQNSVVEPHHVKNGVLPCDTKAR from the exons ATGGCGTCTCCACAGTCGGAACCCTTCGGGAGGACGCCGAGTTCCGCCAGAGCTCTCTCAATAACTCCGGGCTCTAGGATTTTGCAGAGCCCTGGCTCCGTCAGCGATGAAACGATCTGGAAGCGCCTTAAAGAAGCCGGCTTTGACGAAGAATCGATTAAGCGGAGGGACAAGGCGGCGCTCATCACGTATATTGCGAAGCTTGAAGCCGAG ATTTTTGACCACCAACACCACATGGGCCTTCTTATATTGGAAAGAAAGGAGTTGGCATCCaattatgatcaaattaaaGCCTCTGCCGAGACAGCTGGACTTCTGCATAAGTGTGATCAAGCTGCACATTTATCTGCTTTGGCTGATGCAAGGAAACGGGAGGAGTGCCTAAAAAAGACAGTAGGAGTCAAGGAAGAGTGTATAGCTAGT ATTGAGAAGGCGATGCATGAGCTGCGTGCAGAATCTGCTGAAACAAAGGTTGCAGCTGACTGTAAATTGGCCGAAGCACAGAATATGGTGGAGGAGGCTCAGAAGAAATTCACTGATGCTGAGGTAAAGCTGCATGCAGCGGAATCTTTGCAAGCAGAAGCTTGTCGTTTTCACCATATTGCTGAAAGAAAGATGCAAGAAGTCGAAGCTCGTGAAGATGATCTTAGGAGGAACATTCTGGCCTTCAAGACGGA ttgtgaaacaaaagagaaagagaTAAGCCTTGAGAGACAATCTTTAAGTGAAAGGCAGAAATCCTTGCAGCAAGAACAAGACAGATTACTTGATGCACAAGCTCTGCTTAACCAAAGGGAGGATTTCATATTTGGTCGATCTCAGGAACTGAATCGACTTGAAAAAGAGTTAGAAGACGTAAAAACAAAGATTGAGAAAGAGCGTAGAGCCCTAAATGATGGGAAATTGAATCTGGATCTGACTGAGGCTTCCCTTATTAATAGAGAGGAG GCATTGACCAGAAGAGAAGCTCTATTGAACAAAAAAGAGCAAGAGATACTTGCTTTGCAGGAAAAACTTGTGAGCAAGGAATCT GATGTGATTAAGAAAGCCATAGCAAGTCACGAAgctgatttgaggaaaaagaaaTCTGAATTGGAAACGGAGCTGGACATCAAGCGGAAATCATTTGAAGATGAAATTGAGGCCAAGAGACGGGCTTGGGAGTTGAGGGAGGTGGATCTCAGTCAACGGGATGACCTACTGCGTGAAAGGGAGCATGAATTGGAAgttcaattgagggcattggtGGATAGGGAGAAAGAAGTGACAGGCATGTCAAATCTTGTtggcaagaaagaaaaaactttaAGAGAGGCTGAGAAGGAGTTTGAGATGAATAGTGGTATTTtgcaaagagaaaaggaagaaattaTCAAAATGAAGCTAGAACTTCAAAGCTCCTTGGATTCACTTgaagaaaaaaggaaacaacTTGATTGTGCTAGGGAGAGGTTTGAGCTTTTGAAATCTGAAACAAGTGAGCTATCGGATCTTGAGATGAAGCTTAAAGAAGAAATAGATTTAGTCAGGGCTCAAAAGCTAGAGTTGATGGCGGAGGCAGATGAATTGGCTATAGAGAAAGCCAAGTTTGAATCTGAGTGGGAATTGATTGATGAAAAGAGAGAAGAACTGCGTAAGGAAGTGGAGCGTGTATCAGAGGAGAGGTTGGCGTTCTCAAAATTTATCAAGGATGAGCATGACAACCTGAGGCGAGAGAAGGATGAAATGCGAGATCAGCACAAACGGGATGTGGAATCACTTGTCAGTGAGCGGGAGGACTTCATGAGTAAGATGGTCCATGAGCGTACTGAGTGGTTCAGTAAGATGCAGAAGGAGCGTGCAGATTTCTTACTGGAAATTGAGATACGGAAGGGAGAGTTGGAGAACTGTATAGATAAAAAACATGAAGAGTTAGAATGTTCATTGAAGGAAAAGGAGATTGCCTTtgagcaagaaaagaaaaatgaagttcAGAATATCAGCTCCCTTAAGGAAGAAGCAGCAAAAGAGAGAGAGCAGGTTGCTCTAGAAAGGAAAAAGCTTGAGTCTGAGAGAATAGAGATAAATTTGGATCGTGAGCGAAGGGATCGTGAATGGGCAGAGCTAAATAATTCGATTGAGGAACTGAAGGTTCAGAGGGAGAAACTAAAAGAACAGAGGGAATTATTGCACGCTGATAGAGGAGAGATTCTTGGTCATATCCAACACCTGAAGGAACTGGAACATTTGAAGGCTGCTTTAGATAGTGCATCTGTGGCTGACATGCAACAATCTAATTTGGGGCCTCGCAGCCGGAAAACTTCTAGACGATATTTGAAGCAGACAACATCTGTACGAGACACCGATGTTAATTCGCATAATGAAGTAAATGCTGCCAACATTAGCATCCCATCCATGCTAAAGACAGGGTTGTCTCCTTCCAGTTCTGCTCGTTTCTCGTGGTTAAGACGTTGCACGGAATTGTTCTCTAAAAACTCTTCTGAGAAGCAACAATTGGAATTTGAAGAAAGCCATGAGATCTCTCGGGGAAAAACAAACTTGACAGTAACTGAACAGGTAGAAACATCAAGTAAATATGATGGGCATCGGTACATGGGAAATGGCAGTTCACCTGCATTTTCCAGCAAGAGACAGAGTGCTTTTGGTGGACCAAAGGTTATTGTTGAAGTTCCCTTTGTTGGTGACATTGCAAATGGAACAAAGGATTCTGAAATTAAGGAAGTTGATGGTGAAAGTTGTGACCCTGTAGTCTCTGAACAAGTCTTCaagggaggaagaaaaagaagagtggACAAATCATCATCCAATGGCTGTTTTGATCCAGTACTTGAGCCTAGGCAGAATGTTAAGAAAAGGAGGCAACAGCAGGATGCCATTGTGAACTCCTCAGAACATGCCATTAGCCACTG TGTTGCATCAACTCAGGAAAAAGTGCTGGAGGATCAGCATGTATCAGTGCCATCTGATCAATTTCGTGAAGGTGCTGAAGAGGGTAGTGTTTTAATAGTAGATAAAGTCACAAAGGTTACTGAAGTGATTTTTGAGGAGAGTGTAACTGGCACTCTTTCCAATGAAGACAAATTCGAGGCACAGAATTCTGTTGTGGAACCACACCATGTAAAGAATGGTGTCTTGCCCTGTGACACTAAGGCTCGGTAA
- the LOC126602888 gene encoding DNA mismatch repair protein MSH2-like, which yields MKQIVGVANYHVNAHIDSSSRKLTMLYKVEPGACDQSFGIQVAEFANFPESVVSLTQEKAAELEDFSATPGTPSSNQAERERCKRKRKRKMENHGVAHRGQHKKRKKNRGSHREHMGNKSRKQREKTSSKTTPNHIWKGHVLTKKKSKSIDRSNTIGRFRSKSTAPTQKKKKKGKRESKRGACKSKK from the coding sequence ATGAAGCAAATTGTTGGCGTAGCAAACTATCATGTCAATGCGCATATTGACTCATCAAGCCGTAAGTTAACTATGCTGTACAAGGTTGAGCCAGGAGCTTGTGATCAAAGTTTCGGTATTCAGGTTGCAGAGTTTGCAAACTTTCCTGAAAGTGTTGTTTCCCTTACTCAAGAAAAAGCTGCTGAATTGGAGGATTTCTCTGCTACTCCAGGCACCCCTAGCAGCAACCAGGCCGAAAGAGAGAgatgcaaaagaaaaagaaaaagaaaaatggagaaTCATGGGGTAGCACATAGGGGACAAcacaaaaagagaaagaaaaacagaGGCTCTCATCGAGAGCACAtgggaaacaaaagcagaaagcaaagaGAGAAGACATCTTCAAAGACGACACCAAACCATATCTGGAAAGGTCATGTGCTcacaaagaagaaaagcaaaagcattgACAGAAGCAATACTATTGGCAGATTTAGATCAAAATCCACTGCGCCtacgcagaaaaagaaaaagaaagggaaaagagaaagcaaaaggggAGCATGCAAAAGCAAGAAATAA
- the LOC126603248 gene encoding pathogenesis-related protein 1-like isoform X2, producing MTSMGSRVTILATIVCIFMCLEAAQARHHIRRAPTANPHDFLKVHNNLRRKIGLPPLVWDENLAAVARIYTKQRASMDCRMVHSTGPYGENIFWGGGNQPWGARFAAKSWSHEKLFYDYQTDSCKTGQMCGHYTQMVWKDTKRLGCAREVCRNGAGELIICNYDPPGNWVGEKPY from the coding sequence atgaCGTCAATGGGAAGCCGAGTAACTATTTTAGCAACTATCGTATGCATTTTCATGTGTCTTGAGGCCGCACAAGCTCGTCATCATATTCGCCGTGCTCCGACAGCGAACCCTCATGATTTTCTGAAGGTTCACAACAATTTACGACGGAAAATTGGCCTACCGCCCTTGGTGTGGGACGAAAACCTAGCAGCGGTTGCTAGGATTTACACGAAACAGAGAGCGAGCATGGACTGCAGGATGGTACACTCAACGGGGCCTTACGGGGAGAACATCTTCTGGGGCGGCGGGAATCAGCCATGGGGGGCGAGGTTTGCGGCGAAGTCGTGGTCACACGAGAAGTTGTTCTATGATTACCAGACGGATAGTTGTAAAACCGGGCAGATGTGTGGGCATTATACGCAAATGGTGTGGAAGGACACGAAGCGTCTGGGTTGTGCACGAGAGGTTTGCAGAAATGGAGCCGGGGAGCTCATCATATGTAACTATGATCCGCCAGGAAATTGGGTTGGAGAGAAACCCTATTAG
- the LOC126603241 gene encoding uncharacterized protein LOC126603241, whose protein sequence is MPNPKLPLPIIVVVIIAVVITSFPPSLAPQPSNSPSSSKWAPRFLGKFSTTTPKPRPPHRQQQQPKIRYETRYFAQRLDHFSFTDTPKFQHRYLINTEHWVGAQRLGPIFFYCGNEGGIEWFAENTGFVWELAPRFGAMVLFPEHRYYGESMPYGSEEEAYKNASTLSFLTAEQALADFAVLITELKRNLSAEGCPVVLFGGSYGGMLAAWMRLKYPHIAIGALASSAPILQFEDIVPTETFYNIVSNDFRRESSSCFNTIKESWDALVTEGQKDNGLVQLTKTFRLCRELKKIDDLSDWLDSAYSYLAMVNYPYPAEFVMPLPGHPIKEVCRKIDDCPDGTSTLERVFEGVSIFYNYTGQAECFELEDTSDVGTDGWNWQACTEMVMPMSSGRDASMFPTYDFNLSAFEDECLKNYNVKPRPTWITTEYGGHDIKVTLKAFGSNIIFSNGLLDPWSGGSVLQNVSETIIALVAEEGAHHLDLRFSTKDDPKWLIEQRETEIKLIEGWIEKFYQERKADFDM, encoded by the exons ATGCCAAACCCCAAACTTCCTCTCCCGATCATCGTCGTCGTCATCATCGCCGTCGTCATCACTTCATTCCCGCCCTCCCTTGCACCGCAACCGTCCAATTCCCCCTCCTCCTCCAAATGGGCCCCACGCTTCCTGGGCAAATTCTCAACTACTACGCCAAAACCTCGACCGCCGCACCGGCAACAACAGCAACCGAAAATCCGATACGAAACCCGATATTTCGCTCAGCGGCTTGACCACTTCAGCTTCACGGACACCCCGAAGTTCCAGCATCGGTATCTGATCAACACCGAGCACTGGGTGGGCGCACAGCGGCTTGGCCCCATCTTCTTCTACTGCGGCAACGAAGGCGGCATCGAGTGGTTCGCCGAAAACACGGGCTTCGTCTGGGAGCTTGCCCCTCGCTTCGGGGCCATGGTTCTCTTTCCCGAA CACCGGTACTATGGAGAGTCTATGCCGTACGGGAGTGAGGAAGAGGCGTATAAGAATGCCAGTACACTGTCGTTTCTTACCGCCGAGCAAGCCCTAGCCGATTTCGCTGTACTAATCACGGAGCTCAAGCGAAATTTATCGGCGGAAGGTTGCCCGGTGGTGCTCTTCGGTGGATCGTATGGCGGAA TGTTAGCAGCTTGGATGAGGCTTAAGTATCCTCACATTGCAATTGGTGCACTTGCTTCTTCCGCGCCGATTCTTCAATTTGAAGATATTGTGCCAACAGAAACGTTTTACAACATTGTTTCTAATGATTTCAGG CGCGAAAGTAGTAGCTGCTTTAACACTATAAAAGAGTCATGGGATGCACTAGTAACTGAGGGACAGAAGGATAATGGCCTTGTCCAGCTGACAAAAACTTTCCGCTTATGTCG tgaattaaagaagataGATGATCTTTCGGACTGGTTAGACTCAGCATATAGCTATTTGGCAATGGTTAACTACCCATATCCTGCTGAATTTGTAATGCCTTTGCCTGGACACCCCATAAAGGAG GTTTGCAGAAAGATTGACGATTGTCCTGATGGGACTAGCACACTGGAGCGTGTATTTGAAGGAGTAAGCATTTTCTATAATTACACTGGACAAGCTGAATGTTTTGAGCTGGAGGATACTTCCGATGTTGGCacagatggttggaattggCAG GCGTGCACAGAAATGGTTATGCCAATGTCTAGTGGTCGGGATGCCAGCATGTTTCCAACCTATGATTTTAATCTCTCTGCTTTTGAAGACGAATGCTTGAAGAATTATAATGTGAAACCAAGGCCTACGTGGATCACAACAGAATACGGCGGACAT GATATTAAGGTCACCTTGAAAGCGTTTGGAAGCAACATCATTTTCTCCAATGGCTTATTGGATCCTTGGAGTGGTGGCAG TGTCCTACAAAATGTATCGGAAACTATCATCGCTCTTGTGGCTGAAGAAG GTGCGCATCACTTAGATCTGCGTTTTTCGACAAAAGACGATCCTAAGTGGTTGATTGAGCAAAGGGAAACTGAAATTAAGCTGATAGAAGGCTGGATCGAAAAATTCTACCAAGAACGGAAAGCAGATTTTGACATGTAG